A window of Synechococcus sp. MEDNS5 contains these coding sequences:
- the tatC gene encoding twin-arginine translocase subunit TatC, with protein MPLVDHLEELRQRVFRSLLAVAVSALACLLAVRPLVRLLEEPAGSIRFLQLAPGEFLFVSFKVAGYAGLTLALPYVLYQGLAFVLPGLTRNERRLIAPAVAGSAVLFLAGLGFAWWALVPAALSFLVSYGADVVEPIWSIERYLDFVLLLMLSTGLAFQLPVLQLLLGAFGLVNWKRMLSAWRWVVLTSALAGAVLTPSTDPITMLLLGGAITALFLIGVLLVAVVQRFKAETPPIDPPPAAAG; from the coding sequence ATGCCGCTGGTGGACCATCTCGAGGAGCTCCGGCAGAGGGTGTTTCGCAGCCTTCTCGCTGTTGCAGTCAGCGCTCTCGCCTGTCTGCTGGCCGTGAGGCCGTTGGTCCGACTGCTGGAGGAGCCCGCAGGGTCAATCCGCTTTCTCCAACTGGCACCGGGCGAGTTCCTGTTCGTATCGTTCAAGGTGGCTGGCTATGCCGGGCTCACCCTGGCGCTTCCTTACGTGCTGTATCAGGGACTGGCCTTCGTTCTCCCTGGACTCACGCGCAACGAACGTCGCCTGATTGCCCCCGCCGTTGCAGGATCAGCGGTGCTGTTTCTGGCCGGACTGGGCTTCGCCTGGTGGGCTCTGGTGCCGGCGGCCCTCAGTTTTCTGGTGAGCTATGGAGCCGACGTGGTGGAACCGATCTGGTCGATCGAGCGCTACCTCGATTTCGTGCTGCTCTTGATGCTGTCCACAGGACTGGCCTTTCAGTTACCAGTGCTCCAGTTGCTGCTTGGTGCCTTCGGCTTGGTGAACTGGAAGCGGATGCTTTCGGCCTGGCGATGGGTGGTGCTCACCTCCGCCCTGGCCGGTGCGGTGCTCACACCCTCCACGGACCCAATCACCATGCTGCTTCTGGGAGGAGCGATCACAGCCCTGTTTCTCATCGGGGTCTTGCTGGTGGCAGTTGTGCAGCGATTCAAAGCAGAAACTCCTCCAATCGACCCTCCCCCGGCAGCTGCAGGCTGA
- the lgt gene encoding prolipoprotein diacylglyceryl transferase: MLIPAVFTSPGPELFQLGPFVLRWYGLLIALAVLIGLNLSSWLARQRGLDGSLISDLLPILVLASVVGARMYYVAFEWRTYQGSWWDAFAIWRGGIAIHGALIAGTLSVIVFCRWRRVSFWDVLDVLVPSVILGQAIGRWGNFFNSEAFGVPTDLPWKLLIPFANRPKIFADSEYFHPTFLYESLWNLALFIGLIVLFRLGQRGRIQLPAGALSCFYLLGYSLGRVWIEGLRIDPLCLGGQPPFCEGGLRIAQLMSLALMALASAGLFWLYGRRAPLPDPGLRRVDPS; the protein is encoded by the coding sequence GTGTTGATTCCTGCCGTCTTCACCTCCCCTGGGCCCGAGCTTTTTCAGCTCGGGCCTTTCGTTCTTCGTTGGTATGGCCTGCTCATCGCCCTGGCCGTGCTGATTGGCCTCAATCTCTCCAGCTGGCTTGCCCGTCAACGTGGTCTTGATGGCTCTTTGATCAGCGATCTCCTGCCCATCCTTGTGCTCGCCTCCGTTGTGGGTGCTCGGATGTATTACGTGGCCTTTGAGTGGAGAACCTATCAAGGTTCATGGTGGGACGCTTTCGCCATCTGGCGGGGTGGAATTGCCATCCATGGAGCGTTGATCGCAGGAACGCTCTCGGTGATCGTGTTCTGCAGGTGGCGACGCGTTTCCTTCTGGGATGTTCTCGATGTTCTGGTGCCATCGGTGATTCTCGGGCAGGCCATCGGTCGGTGGGGCAATTTTTTCAACTCAGAAGCCTTCGGAGTTCCCACGGATCTTCCCTGGAAACTCCTGATTCCGTTTGCCAACAGACCGAAGATTTTCGCAGATTCAGAATATTTCCACCCCACATTTCTCTACGAATCTCTCTGGAATCTGGCTCTGTTCATCGGCCTCATTGTTTTGTTCAGACTTGGACAGCGAGGCCGAATTCAGCTACCAGCTGGAGCCTTGAGCTGCTTTTATCTCCTCGGATACAGCCTCGGACGCGTCTGGATTGAGGGTCTGCGCATTGATCCGCTCTGCCTGGGAGGTCAGCCACCGTTCTGCGAGGGCGGCCTGCGGATTGCCCAGTTGATGAGCCTCGCTCTGATGGCCTTGGCTTCTGCTGGACTGTTTTGGCTCTACGGACGCCGCGCACCACTTCCAGATCCTGGTCTCCGCCGCGTCGACCCTTCATGA
- the tsaD gene encoding tRNA (adenosine(37)-N6)-threonylcarbamoyltransferase complex transferase subunit TsaD yields MPKVLALETSCDESAAAVVELCAGRTEVLAHRIASQVEEHAQWGGVVPEIASRRHVEALPHLIGAVLDDAGQTVAEMDAVAATVTPGLVGALMVGSVTGRTLAALHGKPFMGVHHLEAHLASVRLASSPPEPPYVVLLVSGGHTELILVAIDGGLQRLGRSHDDAAGEAFDKVARLLGLAYPGGPAIQAAARDGDPKRFSLPKGRVSRPEGGFYPFDFSFSGLKTAMLRQVESLRAQSDALPLEDLAASFEQVVVDVLVERSLRCCLDRGLHTLVMVGGVAANVRLRGQMERHGRERGVSVHLAPLAYCTDNAAMVGAAALGRLQAGWGASSIRLGVSARWPLEAGGDLYAQDPQF; encoded by the coding sequence ATGCCCAAGGTGCTTGCGCTCGAAACAAGTTGTGACGAGTCGGCCGCAGCTGTTGTGGAGCTCTGTGCCGGCCGAACGGAGGTGCTGGCTCACCGCATCGCCTCCCAGGTCGAGGAGCATGCCCAGTGGGGAGGCGTTGTCCCCGAAATCGCCTCCAGACGCCATGTGGAGGCCCTGCCGCACCTCATCGGCGCGGTGCTGGACGACGCAGGTCAAACGGTGGCAGAAATGGATGCCGTGGCTGCAACCGTGACGCCGGGGCTGGTGGGGGCCCTGATGGTGGGTTCGGTGACAGGGCGCACCCTGGCGGCCCTTCATGGCAAGCCCTTCATGGGAGTGCATCACCTGGAGGCGCACCTTGCCTCAGTGCGTCTGGCCTCATCACCTCCCGAGCCTCCCTACGTCGTGCTCTTGGTCAGTGGCGGACATACCGAACTGATCCTGGTGGCGATCGACGGCGGCCTGCAACGGCTGGGGCGTAGCCATGACGATGCGGCTGGAGAAGCTTTCGACAAAGTGGCCCGTTTGCTAGGGCTGGCCTACCCAGGTGGTCCTGCCATCCAGGCGGCTGCCAGAGATGGCGATCCCAAGCGGTTTTCCCTTCCCAAAGGACGGGTGTCCCGTCCGGAGGGTGGGTTCTATCCCTTCGACTTCTCGTTCAGCGGTCTCAAGACGGCCATGCTTCGGCAGGTGGAGAGCCTGAGGGCTCAGAGTGATGCGCTGCCCCTCGAGGATCTCGCTGCAAGCTTCGAGCAGGTTGTGGTGGATGTGCTGGTGGAGCGCAGCCTGCGGTGCTGTCTTGATCGAGGCCTGCACACACTGGTGATGGTGGGCGGGGTGGCTGCGAATGTCAGGCTGCGTGGACAAATGGAGCGGCATGGACGGGAGCGTGGGGTTTCCGTCCACCTCGCGCCTCTGGCGTACTGCACCGACAACGCTGCGATGGTCGGTGCCGCCGCCTTAGGTCGGCTTCAAGCCGGATGGGGCGCGAGTTCCATCCGGCTTGGAGTTTCAGCCCGCTGGCCCTTGGAGGCTGGAGGAGATCTCTATGCCCAGGATCCACAGTTTTAA
- a CDS encoding DUF4115 domain-containing protein, whose protein sequence is MTTEPDSSLIQSSEAPSLSITSREPSWLEVRNANRETVYEGTLDGESPLAVNPGDEIYAGRPDLVLLSIGDNPPEPLGDISDIRWHKITPES, encoded by the coding sequence ATGACAACAGAGCCGGATTCCTCGCTGATCCAGTCATCCGAAGCTCCTTCTCTGTCCATTACGAGTCGGGAACCAAGCTGGCTGGAAGTCCGCAATGCCAATCGCGAGACGGTTTACGAGGGGACACTTGACGGAGAGAGTCCACTGGCTGTCAACCCAGGAGACGAGATCTATGCAGGACGCCCTGATCTCGTTTTACTCAGCATTGGCGATAACCCCCCCGAACCACTTGGTGATATCAGCGATATTCGCTGGCACAAGATCACTCCTGAATCCTGA
- the petA gene encoding cytochrome f, with translation MRRLLSPLFAALIVGVTVLTAPTTSWAYPFWAQQNYDSPREATGKIVCANCHLAQKLTQAEVPQSVLPDSVFKAVVKIPYDTAVPEIGADGSEVPLQVGAVVMLPDGFTLAPQDRWTDDIKEETEGVYFSEYSDDQPNVILVGPIPGDQHQEIVFPVLSPDPATDSNIHFGKYSIHVGGNRGRGQVYPTGEKSNNAVYTAPSTGTVSSIEAGENGSSVVTIASADGSELSETVPVGPALIVSVGDAVEAGAPISNDPNVGGFGQLDTEVVLQNPVRIYGLLAFFAAVALAQIMLVLKKKQFEKVQAAEGF, from the coding sequence ATGCGTCGCCTCCTCTCACCTCTGTTCGCCGCCCTGATCGTGGGCGTCACAGTGCTGACCGCTCCCACCACCAGTTGGGCCTACCCCTTCTGGGCCCAGCAGAACTACGACTCTCCTAGGGAAGCCACGGGGAAAATCGTTTGCGCCAACTGCCACCTCGCTCAAAAACTGACCCAAGCCGAGGTACCCCAGTCGGTCTTGCCCGACAGCGTGTTCAAAGCTGTCGTGAAGATTCCCTACGACACCGCTGTCCCGGAAATTGGTGCTGATGGCAGTGAAGTGCCCCTCCAGGTCGGAGCTGTCGTGATGCTGCCCGATGGTTTCACCCTGGCACCGCAAGACCGCTGGACGGATGACATCAAGGAAGAAACCGAGGGCGTTTACTTCTCTGAATACAGCGATGATCAGCCCAATGTGATCCTTGTGGGTCCAATCCCCGGTGATCAGCACCAGGAGATCGTCTTCCCAGTGCTGTCACCGGATCCTGCCACTGACAGCAACATCCATTTCGGCAAATACTCCATTCACGTGGGGGGCAACCGGGGCCGTGGCCAGGTGTATCCCACGGGTGAAAAGAGCAACAACGCCGTCTACACAGCGCCGTCCACCGGAACTGTGAGTTCCATCGAAGCAGGTGAGAACGGATCCAGCGTGGTAACCATCGCTTCAGCTGATGGCAGTGAGCTGTCCGAAACCGTTCCTGTTGGACCAGCACTGATCGTGTCCGTCGGCGATGCCGTTGAGGCGGGTGCTCCCATCAGCAACGATCCCAATGTGGGCGGCTTTGGACAACTCGATACCGAAGTTGTGCTCCAGAACCCCGTGCGTATCTACGGACTGCTGGCCTTCTTCGCAGCCGTGGCCCTGGCCCAGATCATGCTGGTGCTGAAGAAAAAGCAGTTTGAGAAAGTGCAGGCTGCGGAGGGCTTTTGA
- the psaJ gene encoding photosystem I reaction center subunit IX encodes MQKFLTTAPVVAAIWFTLTAGILIEWNRFFPDLLFHP; translated from the coding sequence ATGCAGAAATTTCTCACAACTGCACCAGTGGTTGCAGCCATTTGGTTCACACTCACAGCTGGAATTCTGATTGAGTGGAATCGATTCTTCCCTGATCTCCTGTTCCACCCATAA
- the gmk gene encoding guanylate kinase, translating to MASSQATARLALLTGPSGVGKGTLVARLQERHPNLWLSVSATTRAPRAGEQNGVHYFFKTRQDFDALVSSGGLLEWAEFAGHCYGTPRLPVEERLGAGTPVLLEIELEGARQVRKSFPEALQIFLAPPSFEELERRIRGRATESADAIQRRLERARAELDAQSEFDAVVVNDDLDTALSELEGLMGLSG from the coding sequence ATGGCATCGTCTCAAGCCACTGCCCGGCTCGCGTTGCTCACCGGACCCAGCGGTGTCGGTAAGGGCACGCTGGTCGCCCGCTTGCAGGAGCGCCATCCCAATCTGTGGTTATCGGTGTCGGCCACCACACGGGCCCCCCGGGCGGGTGAGCAAAACGGTGTGCACTACTTCTTCAAGACACGCCAAGACTTCGATGCTCTGGTCAGCAGTGGTGGTTTGTTGGAGTGGGCTGAATTCGCCGGTCATTGCTACGGCACTCCTCGTCTGCCCGTGGAAGAACGGCTTGGCGCAGGAACTCCCGTTCTTCTGGAAATCGAATTGGAGGGCGCCCGCCAGGTGAGAAAGAGTTTTCCCGAGGCTCTACAGATCTTTTTGGCGCCACCGAGTTTCGAGGAGCTGGAACGGCGCATCCGGGGCCGGGCCACTGAATCCGCGGATGCGATTCAACGCCGCTTGGAGAGAGCGCGCGCCGAACTGGATGCCCAGTCTGAATTTGATGCCGTTGTTGTGAATGATGATCTCGACACAGCCCTTTCGGAGCTCGAGGGGTTGATGGGACTTTCGGGATAA
- a CDS encoding NFACT family protein, with amino-acid sequence MAISTLQVMDLTALKAVLKDLRDRVLPSRFEKAQQPDAHALQLGFRTLQGMVWLELSWQAESARLVQIDAPRRLGGGSTLAQQVQHGLRQLALVELEQHDFERVVFFHLAPRPGSPPVRTLVLELMGRHSNLLLLDEQKRITAIGRQVRQHQSRIRPLSTGDFYTPPPPLQGLPPSCDEPFDQWKRRLSLLPIPLGKALRETYQGISPALATQLTTFPGSLDSHGKTLKEQLVSDISESQWQRLHERWGCWLHHLNEETFSLQLEGSGFRVWNEPPLAGRDQGVLSLRLGCYYQDHVTKRRLSREIGNLQQRLQQCREREQAQRDEQKQRLQDTAGAATLQSEADQLLCQPDPDRDTITRAQKLYHRARRLRRAVPLIEERLQHHDRRLMLIEGSESFLEDLTCADWDNPDERSLQLKDLHQELEELLAPRQRRRRGSSPTGQPQPLEINTSDGLTIQVGRNHRQNEWISLRQARDGDLWFHAQECPGSHVVLKASIAPASEEAIQQAADLAAWFSRARGNRTVPVVMAAVDALQRIPGALPGTVRHRNAELLWAEPDRARRQLEGRELLA; translated from the coding sequence ATGGCAATCAGCACGCTCCAGGTGATGGACCTGACCGCTCTGAAAGCGGTGCTGAAGGATCTGCGCGACCGGGTGTTGCCGAGCCGATTTGAAAAGGCGCAGCAACCCGATGCCCATGCGCTCCAGCTGGGCTTCCGAACCCTGCAAGGCATGGTTTGGCTTGAGCTCAGCTGGCAGGCGGAATCCGCGAGGCTCGTACAGATCGATGCCCCGCGACGTCTTGGCGGAGGGAGCACCCTGGCCCAGCAGGTTCAGCACGGGTTGAGGCAACTGGCTCTGGTGGAGCTCGAACAACATGACTTCGAACGTGTTGTGTTCTTTCATCTGGCGCCACGCCCCGGCAGCCCCCCCGTGCGAACCCTGGTTCTCGAACTGATGGGACGCCACAGCAACCTGTTGCTCTTGGATGAACAGAAACGCATCACCGCGATCGGCCGTCAGGTGCGGCAACACCAGTCCAGGATCCGCCCGCTCAGCACTGGTGATTTCTATACCCCACCTCCACCGCTTCAGGGTCTGCCACCAAGCTGTGATGAACCTTTTGATCAGTGGAAGCGCCGGCTCTCCCTGCTGCCGATTCCCCTTGGCAAAGCACTTCGCGAGACCTATCAGGGAATCAGCCCAGCGTTAGCAACCCAGCTCACCACCTTCCCCGGGTCGCTCGACAGCCACGGGAAGACCTTGAAGGAACAGCTGGTCAGCGACATTTCCGAATCGCAATGGCAACGCCTCCATGAGCGCTGGGGCTGCTGGCTGCACCATCTCAACGAAGAAACGTTTTCTCTGCAGCTGGAGGGCAGCGGTTTTCGCGTCTGGAACGAACCACCCCTTGCGGGCAGGGATCAGGGGGTGCTCAGTCTCAGGCTGGGTTGCTATTACCAAGACCATGTGACAAAGCGCCGACTTTCGCGCGAGATCGGCAACCTGCAACAGCGACTCCAACAATGTCGCGAGCGGGAACAGGCCCAACGCGACGAGCAGAAGCAACGGCTGCAGGACACCGCAGGTGCCGCAACCCTTCAGTCGGAAGCGGATCAGCTGCTGTGCCAACCGGATCCTGATCGCGACACGATCACCCGTGCTCAGAAGCTCTACCACCGAGCTCGGCGCCTGCGACGGGCCGTTCCCCTGATCGAAGAGCGACTCCAGCATCACGACCGACGTCTGATGCTGATCGAAGGCAGTGAAAGTTTTTTGGAGGATCTCACCTGTGCTGACTGGGACAATCCCGATGAGCGCAGTCTGCAACTGAAGGATCTTCATCAAGAACTGGAGGAGTTGTTGGCCCCACGACAGCGACGTCGCCGTGGCAGTTCACCGACGGGGCAGCCTCAGCCGCTTGAGATCAACACCAGTGATGGACTGACGATCCAGGTGGGCCGCAACCACCGCCAGAACGAATGGATCAGCTTGCGTCAAGCCAGAGATGGCGATCTCTGGTTTCACGCTCAGGAATGTCCAGGCAGTCATGTGGTGTTGAAAGCCTCGATAGCGCCTGCATCCGAAGAAGCCATCCAACAGGCTGCCGATCTGGCTGCATGGTTCAGTCGTGCCCGGGGCAATCGCACCGTCCCCGTGGTGATGGCGGCGGTCGATGCCCTTCAGCGCATTCCCGGAGCCCTGCCCGGAACCGTGCGTCATCGAAATGCAGAACTGCTCTGGGCAGAGCCTGACCGGGCCAGGCGCCAACTTGAGGGAAGAGAACTCTTAGCCTGA
- the petC gene encoding cytochrome b6-f complex iron-sulfur subunit, which translates to MTQMPAGDVPGMGRRQFMNLLTFGSVTGVALGALYPVVNYFIPPRAAGSGGGTSAKDELGNAVTASGWLSSHPEGDRSLVQGLKGDPTYLIVEGDDAIGSYGINAICTHLGCVVPWNSGANKFMCPCHGSQYDATGKVVRGPAPLSLALANVSVENDNVFVSQWTDTDFRTGDKPWWA; encoded by the coding sequence ATGACCCAAATGCCAGCAGGTGATGTGCCCGGAATGGGGCGCAGGCAGTTCATGAATCTGCTGACCTTCGGGTCGGTCACAGGTGTTGCGCTCGGTGCTCTCTACCCGGTTGTGAACTACTTCATCCCTCCCCGCGCCGCAGGCAGCGGTGGCGGCACCAGTGCCAAGGATGAACTCGGGAATGCAGTCACCGCCAGCGGTTGGTTGAGCTCTCACCCGGAGGGAGACCGCAGCCTTGTGCAGGGTCTCAAGGGCGATCCCACCTATCTGATCGTTGAGGGCGACGATGCCATCGGTAGCTACGGCATCAACGCCATCTGCACGCACCTCGGTTGCGTTGTGCCCTGGAACAGCGGAGCCAACAAATTCATGTGCCCCTGCCACGGCAGCCAATACGACGCCACTGGCAAAGTCGTGAGAGGTCCCGCGCCCCTCTCGCTCGCCCTGGCCAATGTGAGCGTCGAAAACGACAACGTGTTCGTGAGCCAATGGACGGACACCGATTTCCGCACGGGCGACAAGCCCTGGTGGGCCTGA
- a CDS encoding Ppx/GppA phosphatase family protein, whose product MPGAEPFLETVMDKNSRQLNQELSDASPFGERLRQVAAIDVGTNSTHLLVASVDVALGTFSIELAEKSTTRLGEKDPDTGELTPEAMERGLASLRRFKELAISHQVEQIVIAATSAVREAPNGRDFLQTVQDQIGLDVDLVSGPEEARLIYLGVLSGMPFGDRPHLVLDIGGGSTELILADGRDARALTSTRVGAVRLQRDFVKDDPIPPHRRSFLQAFIQGSLEPAVDKVHRRIKPGETPVLVATSGTAMAIGALAATEDDRPPLKLHGYKVSKQRLDRVVERLVVMTPEQRRDLAPINDRRAEIIVPGALILQTTMQMLGVGELVLSERALREGLIVDWMLRHGLLEDRFSFQSSIRQRTVMHQAQRFAVNRVRAERVASHALSLYDSTQGCLHRDDGSGRDLLWAAALLHACGQHINLSAYHKHSWYLIRHGELLGYSESEHLMIAAIARYHRRSLPKKRHEAWQALQTRQNRRTVSEMALLLRLAAALDRRPDPVVKTLSVEFTSSSVTLELVPERLNQNLSLEQWSLESCEAIVREVTGLNLKIRIQE is encoded by the coding sequence ATGCCAGGTGCCGAGCCTTTTCTTGAGACTGTGATGGACAAGAACAGCCGTCAGCTCAATCAGGAGTTATCCGACGCCTCTCCGTTCGGGGAACGCCTAAGGCAGGTTGCTGCCATCGATGTCGGCACGAATTCCACCCACCTGTTGGTGGCATCCGTAGATGTTGCGTTGGGAACGTTCAGCATCGAGCTTGCCGAGAAATCCACCACACGGTTGGGTGAAAAGGACCCAGACACCGGCGAGCTGACACCAGAAGCGATGGAACGAGGGCTTGCAAGCCTTCGCCGCTTTAAGGAACTGGCGATCAGTCACCAGGTGGAGCAGATTGTGATCGCAGCCACCAGTGCTGTTCGTGAAGCTCCCAACGGTCGGGATTTTCTGCAGACGGTGCAGGATCAGATCGGGCTCGATGTGGATCTGGTGAGCGGTCCGGAGGAGGCTCGGCTGATCTATCTCGGGGTTCTGTCTGGGATGCCCTTCGGCGATCGTCCCCATCTTGTGCTGGACATTGGCGGCGGATCCACCGAGTTGATCCTTGCGGATGGTCGTGATGCCCGTGCTCTGACGAGCACTCGGGTGGGTGCGGTGCGTTTGCAGAGAGATTTCGTGAAGGACGATCCAATCCCACCGCATCGGCGATCGTTTCTTCAGGCGTTCATTCAGGGATCACTTGAGCCAGCTGTCGACAAGGTTCACCGACGGATCAAACCGGGTGAGACCCCTGTGCTGGTCGCGACCAGTGGCACGGCCATGGCCATTGGTGCGCTGGCAGCCACTGAAGACGATCGGCCGCCGCTGAAGCTGCATGGCTACAAGGTTTCCAAGCAGCGCTTGGATCGCGTGGTGGAGCGCCTGGTGGTGATGACACCTGAGCAACGGCGGGACCTGGCACCGATCAACGACAGACGGGCGGAGATCATTGTTCCTGGAGCCTTGATTCTGCAAACCACCATGCAAATGCTGGGTGTTGGAGAGCTGGTTCTCAGTGAAAGGGCCCTGAGGGAAGGGCTGATCGTGGACTGGATGCTGCGTCATGGACTGCTGGAGGACCGCTTCAGCTTTCAGAGCAGCATCCGCCAGCGCACGGTGATGCATCAGGCTCAGCGATTTGCTGTCAACCGGGTCCGGGCGGAACGCGTCGCCAGTCATGCCCTCAGTCTTTACGACAGCACGCAGGGGTGTCTGCACCGTGATGACGGTTCAGGCCGTGATCTGTTGTGGGCGGCTGCCTTGCTGCATGCCTGCGGCCAACACATCAATCTCAGCGCCTACCACAAGCATTCTTGGTACCTGATCAGGCACGGAGAACTGCTTGGTTACTCAGAATCCGAGCATCTGATGATCGCGGCGATCGCGCGCTACCACCGCCGCAGCTTGCCCAAGAAACGACATGAAGCCTGGCAGGCATTGCAGACACGCCAAAACCGACGAACAGTCTCTGAAATGGCTTTGTTGCTTCGATTGGCAGCCGCTCTGGATCGGCGCCCGGACCCTGTTGTGAAAACACTTTCTGTGGAGTTCACGTCCAGTTCAGTGACCCTCGAACTCGTCCCAGAGCGCCTGAATCAGAATCTCAGTCTCGAGCAGTGGAGCTTGGAAAGCTGTGAAGCGATTGTCCGGGAGGTCACCGGACTCAACCTGAAGATCAGGATTCAGGAGTGA
- a CDS encoding DUF3067 family protein: protein MFKDGFVMPQAASPTPAAPLSAEEVVALFRSRWQASYDMQIVTRRRRLYVQVMWAYLEQQSFPLTEDAYQEHLAEVLEVVNRLGEAAAVRAWLQTTKDRPRLGKALSLQLPGEGRLEEFLL from the coding sequence ATGTTCAAGGACGGCTTCGTGATGCCCCAGGCTGCCTCTCCCACACCGGCTGCACCGCTTAGTGCTGAGGAGGTCGTCGCCCTCTTCCGGTCCCGCTGGCAGGCCAGTTACGACATGCAGATTGTTACGCGCCGTCGTCGTTTGTACGTGCAGGTGATGTGGGCTTATCTCGAACAGCAGTCCTTCCCCCTCACGGAAGACGCCTATCAAGAGCATCTGGCTGAGGTTCTCGAAGTAGTGAACAGGCTCGGTGAGGCAGCGGCCGTGCGGGCCTGGCTGCAGACAACGAAGGACCGCCCTCGGCTTGGGAAAGCCCTCAGCCTGCAGCTGCCGGGGGAGGGTCGATTGGAGGAGTTTCTGCTTTGA
- a CDS encoding high light inducible protein has protein sequence MVVESESQQRQQSQPVDAGELNEWRRGFTPQAEIWNGRLAMLGLSLGLLTLILVRLFSEGISAS, from the coding sequence ATGGTGGTTGAGTCCGAGTCCCAGCAACGGCAGCAATCACAGCCGGTTGATGCGGGTGAGCTCAATGAGTGGCGCCGCGGCTTCACCCCTCAAGCTGAAATCTGGAATGGGCGTCTGGCCATGCTGGGCCTGTCCCTTGGGTTGCTGACGCTCATTCTCGTCAGACTTTTTAGTGAAGGAATATCTGCAAGCTGA
- a CDS encoding Photosystem I reaction center subunit III yields MRRLFALALSALLVFGFAPVAKADVAGLTPCAESARFQQRASAATTAQAKARFEMYSQAVCGEDGLPHLIVDGRWDHAGEFVLPGLMFLYIAGTIGWAGREYLKATRGTKEQYTKEIQIDLPLALKSCIAAATWPIAAFGELTSGKLLESDNKITVSPR; encoded by the coding sequence ATGCGTCGTCTTTTCGCTCTAGCGCTCTCGGCCCTGCTGGTGTTTGGCTTTGCACCGGTCGCCAAGGCCGATGTTGCAGGCCTGACCCCTTGCGCTGAAAGCGCCCGTTTCCAGCAACGTGCCAGCGCAGCCACCACAGCCCAAGCCAAAGCCAGGTTTGAGATGTACAGCCAAGCCGTGTGTGGTGAGGACGGGCTGCCCCACCTCATCGTTGATGGTCGCTGGGATCATGCCGGCGAATTTGTACTGCCAGGCCTGATGTTTCTCTACATCGCTGGCACCATCGGCTGGGCCGGCCGTGAATATCTGAAAGCCACCCGCGGAACCAAGGAGCAGTACACCAAGGAGATCCAGATCGACCTCCCCCTGGCGCTGAAATCCTGCATCGCTGCCGCCACATGGCCCATTGCAGCGTTCGGAGAACTCACCAGTGGAAAGCTGCTTGAAAGCGACAACAAGATCACCGTGTCTCCTCGCTAA
- the cobM gene encoding precorrin-4 C(11)-methyltransferase: MTTISIVGAGPGAPDLLTRRAEQRIQSADVLIWTDSLISPQIAALAPDHCERIRTSTLTLEQVIPLMIDRSSQGLRVVRLHDGDPCLYSALNEQICALADADITVEVVPGISAYQATAAAINAELTIPGIVQTIVLGRTGGRTGVPEREQLNDLARLRASLCLYLSARHVDEVQSTLLKHYPADTPVAIGYRVSWPDQSIDVVPLEAMADATRARNLIRTTLYVISPALRERNSSDRSRLYSPDHDHLFRPRG, encoded by the coding sequence ATGACAACCATTTCCATCGTTGGCGCCGGCCCCGGTGCTCCCGACTTACTCACCCGCAGAGCTGAACAGAGAATTCAGTCGGCGGATGTGCTGATCTGGACCGATTCCCTCATATCGCCGCAGATCGCCGCCTTAGCACCGGACCATTGCGAGCGAATCCGCACCAGCACACTCACCCTCGAACAGGTCATCCCCCTGATGATCGATCGGTCAAGCCAGGGGTTGCGTGTTGTCCGTCTTCATGACGGCGATCCCTGCCTTTACAGCGCTCTGAACGAACAGATCTGCGCACTCGCCGATGCCGACATCACGGTGGAGGTTGTGCCTGGGATAAGTGCTTATCAAGCCACCGCAGCGGCCATCAATGCGGAGCTCACGATTCCCGGAATCGTGCAGACGATCGTGCTCGGTCGCACCGGCGGCCGCACAGGGGTTCCTGAGCGGGAACAACTGAATGATCTCGCCAGATTGAGAGCTTCTCTGTGCCTTTACCTCAGTGCGCGGCATGTTGATGAGGTTCAGTCCACGCTCCTCAAGCATTACCCCGCTGACACTCCTGTCGCGATCGGCTACCGGGTGAGCTGGCCCGATCAGTCAATCGATGTGGTTCCGCTTGAGGCAATGGCTGATGCAACGAGGGCACGGAACCTGATCCGCACCACGTTGTATGTGATCAGCCCTGCTCTACGAGAACGAAACAGTTCCGATCGGTCGCGGCTTTATTCTCCCGATCACGACCACCTCTTCAGACCACGGGGCTAA